The Sandaracinus amylolyticus genomic interval GCCGGACGACCGCGGTGCGATCGTCCGGCACGTGGGGAACGAAGCGACCTCGGTTCACGACGGCGTCGGCGCTCGAGAGCAAGCGGGGTTGGGGCCCCGCGCGCAGTGTTTGGGTGGGGGCCCCGATCCGGCTCCGCCGGTCGGGGGGAGGGGTCTTCCCAAGACCCCTCCCGCAAGCTCAAGCCGCGGCGGCGAGCTTGCTCTTCACGAGGTCGTATACCGCCGTGAAGTGCGTCATCTTCTTGAGCTCGTCCTCGGGGATCGAGAGCTTGAAGGTGCGCTCCACCTCCGCGACGATCTCGATCGCCATCATCGAGTCGATCCCGAGCTCCTTGAAGGGAGTCTCGTCCGGGATCTCGTCGACCTCGCTCACCTCGGCGATGATCTCGCGGAGCTTCTCCCTCAGGTCGCTGTCCGACATCGCGACTGCTCTTTCTCGCCGCTTGGGGCGCTACGGGTCTGGGCTCAACGCGCCGCGACCGCGCGCTTCTCGACGAGATCGAGGAGCTGACGGACGGTCTGGATGCCGACGAGCTGCTCGTCCGGGATCTGCACGCCGAGCTCGCGCTCCATCTGACCGACGAGCTCGAGCATGCCGAGCGAGTCGATGCCGAGCGCCGCGATCTTCGCGTCCTCGGTGACGTGGCTGAAGTCCTTCTCGGCGATCTCGCTCGCCATCCGCTGGAACGTCTTGATCAGCTCGGAACGGTTCATCGGTCTTCTTCTCTCGATCTGGCCGGAGGCGATCGGCCGCTCAGGCCGACACCGGATGCTCTTCGAGCTCGCCGCTCTCCCACATCGCGCGGGTCTTGCGACGCTGGGCCTTGCCGCTCGACGTCTTGGGCAGCGCGCCCACCGCGCAGATCGCGACGTGCGCGGGCGTGAGGCCGAAGCTCTTCTGGATCGCCTCGGCGATCTCGGTGCGCAGGCGCGCGGCGTCGCCGCTGTTGCCCTCGGCGGCGATCACGAGCTGCTCGACGCCGTCCTTCATCACGCTGAACGCGACGACGTTCCCGCGGCGCACGCCCTCGATCTCGCCGACGGCCCACTCGAGATCCTGCGGGTAGTGGTTCGCGCCGTTCAGGATGATCAGGTCCTTCACGCGCCCGCAGATGTACACGTTGCCATC includes:
- a CDS encoding acyl carrier protein, with translation MSDSDLREKLREIIAEVSEVDEIPDETPFKELGIDSMMAIEIVAEVERTFKLSIPEDELKKMTHFTAVYDLVKSKLAAAA
- a CDS encoding acyl carrier protein → MNRSELIKTFQRMASEIAEKDFSHVTEDAKIAALGIDSLGMLELVGQMERELGVQIPDEQLVGIQTVRQLLDLVEKRAVAAR